GAGTTgaaaacttgaaaagtcctcttatgctttagTGAAAAAGCATTTCTCTTTCATcggtggtggaaagaaaaatagaatagtttaaataatagaaaaaatttcactatcaactaattaattgaacgTTTtggtcatttaatttatttaattgattaaatatataaataactaaataattaaaataaactgtGTCCAACAAATAGTCTCTCGATTATtttccaaagccaaagccaaagctgAGCCACGCGACGATGTCAAATAGTAGGagtgtttctatatttaaacACTTGAAAAGTACTCTTATGCTTTAGTGAAAAGGCATTTctctttcattaatggtcgtatGAATTTCgaaaggttgcaacctttcGGAACCAGTTTTTCTTGTCTATAAATACCACTGGATCTTCAGACTTTTTCCTGGAGAATTTTtctgatttcttcttcttcttctgcacaaagtttcttctttttattgtcATTGAGTTGCTCATTGATACCGGCATTTTTTGGTATGAATACAATGGTAATTGAGATTATTCTATCCTGGGAGAACATATTTCAAATCAATCCTCGAATACTAGAGggaaataatttctttaaaggAACACTGTGTATTCACTGGGCTTGatctttttatcattttgatttttcagattctggtatgtttgcaaattttagttttttgtgaattaattgtgttcttatgttcttactggttcattaaactttgatAATTTCGTGTTTCTACAAAGTTTATTGAAATTAGTAATTCTATGTTTTTTAAACACAGATTGACAACAAAAACTAGTTTGACTATTGCTCCAGTGTTGACTGTTTAATCGCTTCATGACATTTATGATTGGAGAACAAATTAAGTTTCGGAGAACCTTCTTATATATAGCTTTTACCGATAGATTGAAacaattattgaaaataaattattttctgattatttatattcttgTCCAAAATTGGAGTTCACTATAAAGATTAATCATCCATATTAGATAGTGTTTTATAACTTTTCCTTATTTATTAGAGGTGTTCGTGAACGAATggaatcaaaattgaaaaaataatgtattgcTATAAATAACTGATATACAACTCAAtagcatacatttaatatttcaAGTATATTATCACCTCATATTTTTAGGtattattgaaatatattaagcTTATTAAGTGTCTTATGTTTGTAGGAAAGTGTTCAAAATAAAGACAAACAGAAAAAATATACTAACAAATAATCTATTTATGAGCGCACAATGTCTACATGTTCAATTAATTATTCACATCCGAAAATGATTGCATTGGCATTGTTGCTAAAGAACGGCTTATTTCTAATagcatttttataaaataactctttttaaaagtggttttgaaaaagaaaaaaaacaatatgtttaattaattcattttaaaaatgattttgataaataaattgtatttggctaatttattaaaagtgttttgaaagtcaaattacgttataatattaacatgatgaattaaatttaattaaaaataccaaaaaaataaatttaaaaatcactATACAAATCAAATCACTCTATTCGAAAAATTCACCACAAACATATTGttgttacaaaataaataaatcctcCATATTTttatcctacaaaaattttgTTGTTACCTTTATTTCTAATCATATAAAATAGTatgtaaaatataaacaaataatcatatatttatataaaagaaaacctAGGCCGGCCTATGTGGCGCCACCACAaacaataattttcttttaactatatttattttcaaaactagccttatttttgtatgaaaatatgttactttttttaaaagttgcgattttaatgaagagttgtgacttttatcaaTAGTtgtcttttatgaaaagttgtgacgtTAATAAGAGTTGCGGCTTTatcaaaagttgtgatttttatgaaaagttgtaatttttataaaagattgtGAACTTTGCGGAGGGTTGCAACTCtttcaaatagttgtaacctttATGAGAAGGCAACaaatatttgttcacactaccTTTTATTGTCTATCAATAGAGGaatttataatcaatttaaaataacaaataatatgatCTTCTTCTTtcgaaaaattaaatatttgtctatttttctCCTGTTGAGTGACTTACTGACACCactatttttgtatcaataagtgTGAACTGTAAGTTTGTGACTTAGCAAATGCACCAGAATAATCTACCTTTATTCATAGGTTCCAATGCCTTTTTATAGAAAATACAtgaaagttaaagaaaaacGAAAATACAGGACATGACTCAACTAACTCCACTACTGAcagaaaaataggaaataaaaatTGACTTGTTCCAACCCTGAAGAATAGGTCTTTGTTGAAGTTAACTAAAACTGAAGAAAAACTAACTCAACACTCCCTCCCTTGAACTGAACTCAATCAAGAGTTTCAATTCACAATTTTTATCCCAAATGCTTCTCTGATTCTTTGAAATGATGCCATCTTCAAAGGCTTTGTCATTATGTCTGCCAGCTGCTCCTCAGTGCTGCAATAGACCAATTTAACAACACCTTCATTTGCCAATTCTCTGAGAAAATGATATCGAACCCTTATGTGCTTTGACTTTCCGTGCATGACAACATTTTTTGACAACTTGATAGTGGATGTGTTGTCACAAAACAGAACCATCTCTTCATCTTGTTTATGCCCGATTTCTTTCAATATTCTTTTCATCCAGATGGCTTGACAGGCACATGTAGCTGCTGCTACATACTCTGCTTCAGTAGTTGACAGAGTGACGATTGGTTTCTTCCTTGAGGACCATGCCACAGCTCCTCCACTCATTAAGAAAACATATCCTGAAGTGCTCCTACTGTCATCCACATCCCCCGCATAATCACTGTCGGTGTAGCCTAAGAGTTCACTTTTTCCTTCACGTTGATACCATATTTCAAATTCCAGAGTTCCCTTCACATACCTCATGATTCTTTTTGCAGTACCAAAGTGCAACTCAGTAGGATTTGCCATAAAACGACTAATAAGACTTACCACGGACATCAAGTCAGGTCGCGTGGCTGTGAGATACATTAAGCTGCCCACCATTTGCTTATATAGTGTTGAGTCGACCTTCACACCAGCTTCATCCCGGCCAACCTTCTGTCCAGGGACTATCGGATTGCAAACAAAGTTGTAATTCTGCATCCCAAACCTCTCGATCAACTAAGCAGCATATTTTCTTTGACATATAAAGATGCCATCAGCCTTCTGTATCACTTCAATGCCAAGAAAATATCTCATCTTTCCCAAATCAGTCATGTCGAATTCATCCTTCATGGTGCGCTTAAACTCATTCAACAACTCCTCATCATTACTAGTGAAcaataaatcatcaacataaatgcTCACAATTATGATTTTACCTCCCTTTTGCTTGATGAATAATGTTTGTTCACTAGAGCTGCTTACAAAACCTTCTTTGACAATATAAGCCTCAATGCGACTGAACCAAGCTCtaggtgcttgttttagtccgtAAAGGGCCTTATGTAGCTTATAAACCATGTCCTTCTTCCCTGCTACTTCATAACCTTGTGGCTGCTCTACAAATACATCTTCCTTCAACTCACCATGTAAGAAAGCAGATTTGACATCTAGCTGATAGATTCCCCATCCTCTTTGTGCTGCTACAGCAATGATCATCCTTACTGTATCCATTCGATCCACTGGTGCGAATACCTCTGTGTAATCTACTCCGTACTCTTGAGCATATCCTTTTAGAACCAGCCGAGCTTTGAACTTGTCTATCTCTCCCAGTTCATTTAATTTGGTATTATAAATCCAGTTAACCCCAATAGCCTTGGCTCCAACGGGAAGTGTAGTTAGTGACCACGTGTGGTTCCGTTCGATGGACTATATTTCAGCATCCATCGCTTGTTTCCAACTCTGATGTC
This DNA window, taken from Solanum lycopersicum chromosome 5, SLM_r2.1, encodes the following:
- the LOC138348939 gene encoding secreted RxLR effector protein 161-like, which gives rise to MQNYNFVCNPIVPGQKVGRDEAGVKVDSTLYKQMVGSLMYLTATRPDLMSVVSLISRFMANPTELHFGTAKRIMRYVKGTLEFEIWYQREGKSELLGYTDSDYAGDVDDSRSTSGYVFLMSGGAVAWSSRKKPIVTLSTTEAEYVAAATCACQAIWMKRILKEIGHKQDEEMVLFCDNTSTIKLSKNVVMHGKSKHIRVRYHFLRELANEGVVKLVYCSTEEQLADIMTKPLKMASFQRIREAFGIKIVN